In a genomic window of Planctomycetota bacterium:
- a CDS encoding glycosyltransferase, translated as MISTTGRKNDPLLVEVAWEVVNQVGGIYTVIRSKLPAMDAKWAKRYCVVGPYMHHTASVEFEPATPTGAFGQAVKKLREMGIGVHYGHWLVTGRPRAVLLDLATGYSKLNEARGKLWHHHNVPTPHDDQLINDVVTFGYLVEQFLAVLADREAGKRPIIAHFHEWMGAAAIPEIRRRMIPITTVFTTHATMLGRYIAANDPWYYDHVPFVDWLKDARRFLIEPQVTLERAAAHGAQVLTTVSNVTAFECEHLLGRKVDVVTPNGLNIERFVALHQFQNLHNTYKAKIHEFTMSHFFPSYAFDLDKTLYFFTSGRYEYRNKGFDMTLEALARLNWRLKQDKIDRTVVFFLVTRKPYRCINANELSQHAIMDELKATCDAIKEQIGEKLFTQTAMGRSPEFNELVDEYWRLRLRRTRQAWGTGRWPAIVTHDLVDDRNDEVLNQIRTCKLLNDRSDPVKVVYHPEFIQAVNPLWGLDYDQFVRGCHAGVFPSYYEPWGYTPLECMALGIPSVTSDVSGFGSYVIDNIPNHEDAGLYVVHRRYADYHAAVDELANHMYNLTVLGRRDRIALRNKVDRSAEHFDWTNLVKYYDQAHDLALQRMS; from the coding sequence ATGATTTCGACGACCGGGCGCAAGAACGACCCGCTGCTCGTCGAGGTCGCATGGGAAGTCGTCAACCAGGTCGGCGGCATCTACACCGTCATCCGATCCAAACTCCCGGCCATGGACGCCAAGTGGGCCAAACGCTATTGCGTCGTCGGCCCCTACATGCACCACACCGCCAGCGTCGAGTTCGAACCCGCCACCCCCACCGGCGCGTTCGGACAAGCCGTCAAAAAACTCCGCGAGATGGGCATCGGCGTGCATTACGGGCACTGGCTCGTCACCGGCCGGCCCCGCGCCGTGCTGCTCGACCTGGCGACCGGCTACTCGAAGCTCAATGAAGCGCGCGGCAAGCTCTGGCATCATCACAACGTCCCCACCCCGCACGATGATCAGCTCATCAACGACGTCGTGACCTTCGGCTACCTCGTCGAGCAGTTCCTGGCCGTGCTCGCCGACCGCGAGGCCGGCAAGCGTCCGATCATCGCGCATTTTCACGAATGGATGGGCGCCGCGGCGATTCCCGAAATCCGCCGCCGCATGATCCCCATCACGACCGTCTTCACCACCCACGCCACGATGCTCGGCCGATACATCGCCGCCAACGATCCGTGGTATTACGACCATGTGCCCTTCGTCGACTGGCTCAAGGACGCCCGCCGCTTCCTCATCGAACCGCAGGTCACGCTCGAACGCGCCGCCGCCCACGGCGCGCAGGTGTTGACCACCGTCTCCAACGTCACCGCCTTCGAATGCGAACATCTGCTCGGCCGCAAGGTCGATGTCGTCACGCCCAACGGGCTGAACATCGAACGATTCGTGGCGCTGCATCAATTCCAGAATCTTCACAACACCTACAAGGCGAAGATTCACGAATTCACGATGTCGCATTTCTTCCCCAGTTACGCCTTCGATCTGGACAAGACGCTCTACTTCTTCACGTCCGGCCGGTACGAGTATCGCAACAAGGGCTTTGACATGACGCTCGAAGCCCTCGCCCGACTCAACTGGCGGCTCAAACAGGACAAGATCGACCGCACCGTCGTCTTCTTCCTCGTGACGCGCAAGCCCTATCGCTGCATCAACGCCAACGAGCTTTCGCAGCACGCCATCATGGACGAATTGAAGGCGACCTGCGACGCGATCAAGGAGCAGATCGGCGAGAAGCTTTTCACGCAGACCGCCATGGGCCGCTCGCCCGAGTTCAACGAGCTGGTCGATGAATACTGGCGCCTGCGGCTGCGTCGCACGCGGCAGGCATGGGGCACCGGGCGCTGGCCGGCGATCGTGACGCATGACCTGGTCGATGATCGCAATGACGAGGTGCTCAATCAGATCCGCACCTGCAAGCTCCTCAACGACCGCTCCGATCCGGTCAAGGTCGTGTACCACCCCGAGTTCATTCAGGCGGTCAATCCGCTCTGGGGCCTCGATTACGATCAGTTCGTGCGCGGCTGCCACGCGGGCGTCTTCCCGAGCTACTACGAACCCTGGGGCTACACGCCGCTCGAGTGCATGGCGCTGGGCATTCCGTCGGTGACGAGCGATGTGTCGGGCTTCGGATCGTACGTCATCGACAACATCCCCAATCACGAGGACGCCGGCCTGTACGTCGTGCATCGCCGCTACGCCGACTATCACGCGGCCGTGGACGAGCTGGCCAACCACATGTACAACCTGACCGTGCTGGGCCGGCGCGACCGCATCGCCCTGCGCAACAAGGTCGACCGCTCCGCTGAGCATTTTGACTGGACCAACCTCGTCAAATACTACGATCAGGCCCACGACCTGGCGCTGCAGCGCATGAGCTGA
- a CDS encoding homoserine dehydrogenase yields the protein MRWSCQSTNQRVNQLTSQPQMSESPLGIGIIGCGTVGVGVVKLLTDMRDVYARRVGRPIEIRRILVRSAKAKRDAAVPANLVTDDADAFFNDKRIAIIVEVAGGIDPVGKYVRRAIETGRHVVTANKSLLAAQGVELFALARKHKVAIAFEASCGGGIPILAALKFGLAANRIDALYGILNGTCNFILTQMTEAGASYADALAAAQARGYAEADPTLDVSGADTAQKLSIIAALAFGVCVDAAAVSCQGIDKLQSEDIFFGAELGYTIKLLAIAQRTDKGLSLRVHPCFVHMDEPLAQVRAAYNALSVFGHAVGHTMFYGHGAGQMPTASAVVGDILNVAAGWYPHAFASMCIWPDQHKATAIASPDIVTNRYYLRIAAKDQPGVMAKVAGVLGDHAISISAILQHESPDGGSFVPLIITTHDAPEGAMRSAAAIAKLDVVADKPVCLRIIELPRD from the coding sequence ATGCGATGGTCCTGCCAGTCAACGAATCAACGAGTTAACCAGTTAACCAGTCAACCTCAAATGTCTGAGTCTCCCCTGGGCATCGGTATCATCGGCTGCGGCACCGTCGGCGTCGGTGTCGTCAAGTTGCTCACCGACATGCGCGACGTCTACGCCCGGCGCGTCGGACGCCCGATCGAAATCCGCCGCATCCTCGTCCGCAGCGCCAAGGCGAAGCGCGATGCGGCCGTGCCCGCGAATCTTGTGACCGATGATGCCGACGCGTTCTTCAATGACAAGCGCATCGCCATCATCGTCGAAGTCGCCGGCGGCATCGACCCGGTCGGCAAGTACGTCCGCCGCGCCATCGAGACCGGCCGGCATGTCGTGACCGCCAACAAGTCGCTCCTGGCCGCGCAGGGCGTCGAACTTTTCGCCCTCGCCCGCAAGCACAAGGTCGCCATCGCCTTCGAGGCCTCCTGCGGCGGAGGCATCCCGATTCTCGCCGCCCTGAAATTCGGTCTCGCCGCCAACCGGATTGATGCGCTTTACGGCATTCTCAACGGCACCTGCAATTTCATCCTGACGCAGATGACCGAAGCCGGCGCGTCCTACGCCGACGCCCTCGCCGCCGCGCAGGCCCGGGGCTACGCCGAGGCCGACCCGACCCTTGACGTCTCCGGCGCCGACACCGCGCAGAAGCTTTCCATCATCGCCGCACTGGCGTTCGGCGTGTGCGTCGATGCCGCGGCGGTGAGCTGCCAAGGCATCGACAAACTCCAGAGCGAAGACATCTTCTTCGGCGCCGAGCTGGGCTACACCATCAAGCTGCTGGCCATCGCCCAGCGGACGGACAAGGGCTTGAGTCTGCGGGTGCATCCGTGCTTCGTGCACATGGACGAACCGCTCGCGCAGGTCCGCGCCGCCTACAACGCCCTGAGCGTGTTCGGACACGCGGTCGGACACACGATGTTCTACGGCCACGGCGCCGGTCAAATGCCGACCGCCTCCGCCGTGGTCGGCGATATCCTCAACGTCGCCGCCGGCTGGTATCCGCACGCCTTCGCGTCGATGTGCATCTGGCCCGATCAGCACAAGGCGACCGCCATCGCCAGTCCCGACATCGTGACCAACCGCTACTACCTCCGCATCGCGGCGAAGGATCAGCCGGGCGTGATGGCCAAGGTCGCCGGCGTGCTCGGTGATCACGCCATCAGCATCTCCGCCATCCTCCAGCACGAATCGCCCGACGGCGGATCGTTCGTGCCCCTGATCATCACGACGCACGACGCCCCCGAAGGCGCGATGCGCTCCGCCGCCGCCATCGCCAAACTCGACGTCGTCGCCGACAAACCCGTGTGCCTGCGCATCATCGAACTGCCGAGGGATTAG
- a CDS encoding citrate synthase, with translation MSDKALLKLPDGKTLEMPIVVGTENEKAIDIAKLRSETGYITLDPAYGNTGSCTSDICYIDGEAGILRYRGYPIEQLAEQSSFVEVAYMLIWGKLPNEQELAEWSNLLGKNAMLHEGLRFAFNSIPQTGHPMATLSSMINAMSCYHPDVLELKDEAQFMPMAAKLLSKVRTIAAFSYRQTVGHPIRYPKPHLDYCANFLHMMFSIPYSGYEPDPDVAKALNQILILHAEHEQNCSTSTVRMVGSSGANLFTSCAAGVCALWGPLHGGANVAVLDMLERIRGGKTTVKDFMAKVKSKEEKLMGFGHRVYKNFDPRAKILKDASVKVLAKLGVKDPLLDIARELEEIALADDYFISRKLYPNVDFYSGIIMRAMGLPTNMFTVMFAIGRMPGWIAHWYEVYRDPNSRINRPRQIYTGPTRRDYVPMDKRS, from the coding sequence ATGAGCGACAAAGCTCTGCTCAAGTTGCCCGATGGCAAGACGCTCGAGATGCCCATCGTCGTGGGCACCGAGAACGAGAAGGCCATCGATATCGCCAAGCTGCGTTCGGAGACCGGTTACATCACACTCGACCCCGCCTACGGGAACACCGGCTCGTGCACCAGCGACATCTGCTACATCGACGGCGAAGCGGGCATCCTCCGCTATCGCGGCTACCCCATCGAGCAGCTCGCCGAGCAGAGCTCCTTCGTCGAAGTCGCCTACATGCTCATCTGGGGCAAGCTGCCCAACGAACAGGAGCTGGCCGAGTGGAGCAATCTGCTGGGCAAGAACGCCATGCTCCACGAAGGCCTGCGCTTCGCGTTCAACTCGATCCCGCAGACCGGTCATCCGATGGCGACGCTTTCGTCGATGATCAACGCCATGTCCTGCTACCACCCCGATGTGCTGGAGCTCAAGGACGAGGCGCAGTTCATGCCCATGGCCGCCAAGCTTCTCTCGAAGGTGCGGACGATCGCCGCGTTCAGCTATCGCCAGACGGTCGGTCATCCGATCCGCTATCCCAAGCCGCACCTCGATTACTGCGCCAACTTCCTGCACATGATGTTCTCGATTCCCTACTCGGGCTATGAGCCGGACCCGGATGTGGCCAAGGCGCTCAATCAGATTCTGATTCTGCACGCCGAGCACGAGCAGAACTGCTCGACGTCGACGGTCCGCATGGTCGGCTCGTCGGGGGCGAACCTGTTCACTTCGTGCGCCGCGGGCGTCTGCGCCCTGTGGGGCCCGCTGCACGGCGGGGCGAACGTCGCCGTGCTCGACATGCTCGAACGCATCCGCGGCGGCAAAACCACCGTCAAGGACTTTATGGCCAAAGTCAAGAGCAAGGAAGAGAAGCTCATGGGCTTCGGCCACCGGGTCTACAAGAACTTCGACCCCCGCGCCAAGATCCTCAAGGACGCCTCGGTCAAAGTCCTCGCCAAGCTCGGCGTCAAGGACCCGCTGCTGGACATCGCCCGCGAGCTGGAGGAAATCGCCCTCGCCGACGACTATTTCATCAGCCGCAAGCTCTACCCCAACGTCGACTTCTACTCGGGCATCATCATGCGCGCGATGGGCCTGCCCACCAACATGTTCACCGTCATGTTCGCCATCGGCCGCATGCCCGGCTGGATCGCCCACTGGTACGAAGTCTACCGCGACCCCAATTCGCGCATCAACCGCCCGCGCCAGATCTACACCGGCCCGACCCGGCGCGATTACGTGCCGATGGATAAACGGTCCTGA